From a region of the Malania oleifera isolate guangnan ecotype guangnan chromosome 12, ASM2987363v1, whole genome shotgun sequence genome:
- the LOC131144510 gene encoding thioredoxin H2-like — protein MVSNVSNFQYTGRTVQPVTTISPSPIIAFHTSAQWKAHFNACKETPKLMVIDFTATWCGPCRFMEPALKEFASKYTDVEFIKVDVDELADVARQFQIQAMPTFLLIKNGKVLDQVVGAKKDELKQKIEKNRVSDALKQTFNYEFRPKVVTPYYA, from the exons ATGGTATCAAACGTGTCCAACTTCCAGTACACCGGCAGAACTGTGCAGCCAGTGACAACCATCTCGCCCTCACCCATTATCGCATTCCATACCTCTGCTCAGTGGAAGGCCCATTTTAATGCCTGTAAAGAAACTCCCAAACTG ATGGTGATTGATTTCACAGCAACATGGTGTGGGCCTTGCCGATTCATGGAGCCAGCCCTCAAGGAGTTCGCTTCCAAATATACGGACGTCGAGTTCATCAAGGTCGACGTGGATGAATTAGCG GATGTGGCACGACAGTTTCAGATTCAGGCAATGCCAACATTTTTGCTGATCAAGAATGGGAAAGTGCTGGATCAGGTTGTAGGGGCCAAAAAGGACGAGCTCAAGCAGAAAATTGAGAAGAACAGGGTGTCTGATGCACTAAAGCAAACATTCAACTATGAATTCAGGCCGAAAGTTGTGACGCCATACTATGCATAA
- the LOC131144509 gene encoding thioredoxin H2-like: MGANMSDFQYTNGNMQPTISTSPIIEFHSSAQWKAHFNASKESNKLMVIDFTATWCGPCRFMEPAFKEFASKYGDVEFIKIDVDELMDVAQQFQIQAMPTFLLIKNGQVVDKVVGAKKDELKQKIEKHRMNDPMNQAFNYEFRQQIVRPYYA, from the exons ATGGGAGCAAACATGTCAGACTTCCAGTACACCAACGGAAATATGCAGCCAACGATCAGCACGTCGCCCATTATTGAATTCCATTCCTCCGCCCAGTGGAAGGCTCATTTCAATGCCTCCAAAGAATCTAACAAACTG ATGGTGATCGACTTCACGGCAACATGGTGCGGGCCTTGTCGCTTCATGGAGCCAGCCTTTAAGGAGTTTGCATCCAAATATGGGGACGTAGAGTTCATCAAGATCGATGTGGATGAGTTGATG GATGTGGCGCAACAGTTTCAGATTCAGGCAATGCCAACATTTTTGCTGATTAAGAATGGACAAGTGGTGGATAAGGTAGTGGGGGCCAAAAAGGATGAACTTAAGCAGAAAATTGAGAAGCACAGGATGAATGATCCAATGAACCAAGCATTCAACTATGAATTCAGGCAGCAAATCGTGAGGCCATACTATGCGTAA